A window of the Candidatus Angelobacter sp. genome harbors these coding sequences:
- a CDS encoding NAD(P)-dependent oxidoreductase: MATGPIESEEQLDSVLTRPGPVLIEFIRSVSSPLVILGAGGKMGATVGVLARRAAEAAGSKLEIIAVSRFSSEAARRRIEEQGIKTRRADLLENDNIRDLPDSMNVIYLVGLKFGTTENPSMTWAVNTLAPAAAAARYRSARIVALSTGNVYPHVPVDSGGAKESHPLTPLGEYPNAAVARERVFEYCSRKNGTPVAVIRLNYAVELRYGVLADIARKVWAGEPIDLANGCFNCIWQGDACDMILRSLSLASNPPSAFNLCCPTVISVREAASKFAELFGRRAKFTGSESGTALLSDPAKLCTELGAPATPLDSIIRWTAHWVKNGGRYLDKPTHFEVCDGRY; this comes from the coding sequence ATGGCCACTGGCCCCATCGAATCCGAAGAACAGCTTGACTCGGTCCTGACCCGGCCGGGGCCGGTGTTGATCGAATTCATCCGCAGTGTCTCCAGCCCGCTGGTGATTCTTGGAGCGGGCGGCAAGATGGGCGCAACAGTGGGGGTTCTGGCGCGACGGGCCGCGGAGGCGGCCGGCTCGAAGCTCGAGATCATCGCCGTGAGCCGCTTTTCCAGCGAGGCGGCGCGTCGGCGAATCGAGGAGCAGGGGATCAAAACCCGGCGCGCGGATTTGCTCGAGAACGACAACATCCGCGATCTGCCCGACTCAATGAATGTCATTTACCTGGTCGGATTGAAATTTGGCACGACGGAGAATCCGTCCATGACCTGGGCGGTGAACACCCTCGCGCCGGCAGCCGCTGCCGCGCGCTATCGCTCGGCTCGCATCGTCGCGCTTTCCACCGGCAACGTGTATCCGCATGTGCCGGTGGATTCCGGGGGCGCGAAGGAGTCGCATCCGCTGACCCCGCTGGGCGAATATCCAAACGCGGCGGTCGCCCGCGAACGCGTGTTCGAGTATTGTTCGCGGAAGAACGGAACGCCCGTTGCCGTGATTCGGCTGAACTATGCCGTTGAACTCCGTTACGGGGTACTGGCGGACATCGCGCGCAAGGTCTGGGCCGGCGAGCCGATCGACCTCGCGAACGGCTGCTTCAACTGCATCTGGCAGGGCGATGCCTGTGACATGATCCTTCGTTCGCTTTCCCTGGCGTCGAATCCGCCATCGGCCTTCAACCTCTGCTGTCCAACAGTCATATCCGTGCGAGAGGCCGCCTCAAAGTTCGCCGAGCTGTTCGGCCGGCGCGCAAAATTTACCGGCAGCGAATCGGGAACGGCGCTGCTCTCCGACCCGGCAAAACTTTGCACGGAACTGGGTGCTCCCGCCACGCCGCTCGACAGCATCATTCGTTGGACGGCACATTGGGTGAAGAACGGCGGGCGTTATCTGGACAAACCAACGCACTTCGAAGTGTGCGACGGCCGGTACTGA
- a CDS encoding RNA polymerase sigma factor, protein MPVPQARAGDPAAWDALFRRYQLPLYTYVFELIKDEQAGLDIIQETFIGAVRNIAGLRENKKFGSWLFGIAHQKCVQRWRKQNREKDALEEIAASPTEADDDPARLLIRQEQEVEFMETLNQLPPAQRSVVLLHFIEEFSIEEIAGITGVPPGTVKSRLHYAKQALRKLWKEESNEKSA, encoded by the coding sequence ATGCCCGTTCCACAGGCCAGGGCCGGAGATCCCGCCGCCTGGGATGCTCTTTTCAGGCGCTACCAACTGCCTCTTTACACCTATGTGTTTGAGTTGATCAAAGATGAGCAGGCTGGGCTCGATATTATCCAGGAAACTTTCATCGGCGCGGTGCGAAACATCGCCGGCCTGCGTGAGAATAAAAAGTTCGGGAGCTGGCTCTTTGGCATCGCTCATCAAAAATGCGTTCAACGCTGGCGTAAACAGAATCGTGAAAAGGACGCGCTTGAGGAAATTGCTGCCTCCCCGACTGAAGCTGATGATGATCCGGCACGCCTGCTCATCCGACAGGAACAGGAAGTCGAGTTTATGGAAACGCTGAATCAACTGCCGCCTGCACAGCGTTCCGTGGTGTTGCTGCATTTTATTGAGGAATTCTCAATCGAAGAAATCGCCGGCATCACCGGCGTGCCGCCCGGCACCGTGAAATCGCGCCTGCATTACGCCAAACAAGCACTCAGAAAGTTGTGGAAAGAGGAATCAAATGAAAAGTCCGCGTGA